The genomic region CGGCTCCGCCGGCCCGCGCGGCCTTGGCCACCGCTGCGAGATCGAATTCCTGGCCGGCGATACCACCCGACTTCCGTTTCACGACAACACCTTCGATTGCATCGTCAACGGCTTCATGCTGCGCAACGTGACCGACCTGCCCGCGGCTTTCGGTGAACTCCGACGCGTGCTCAAGCCGGGCGGACGGCTCGCCTGTCTCGACCTGACGCCGCCGCGCGGCCCGATGCACGGGCTCTTCGGTTTCTACATCGCGCGCGTCGTGCCGCTGCTCGGCGGAGTGGTGAGCGGGCACTACTCCGCCTACCGATGGCTGGGTCAGTCACTGCGGCCCCATCCGGACGCCGAAAGCATGGCCGCGATCATGCGCGCGGCGGGACTCGCCGAAGTCGGCTATCGTCTGACCGGGTTCGGCACGGTAGCGATCCATTATGCCGTCAAACCCGGCGAAGCCACCCGCCGCAGCGGCGGCGATCGTACTGAGCGCGAGAGGCGCCCGGAGAGCGATGGACGCGGCGCTGCTTGATTGGTGCCGGCGGCTCATCGGATGCCGCAGCGTCACCGCCGAGGGCACGCGGGAGATTGCCGCGTTATGCGCCTCGGCGATGCTTGCGCCGGCCGGAATTACCGCTCGCCTCATCCCCTCGACGCGCGAGGGCGGCGAACAGGTCAACCTGGTCGCCGCGATTCGCGGCCGCGAATCGTCGCTGCGGCCGATCGTGCTCAACACCCATCTCGACACCGTGCCGCCCGGCGCGCCTGAGCTATGGACCGCCTGCGACGGCGACCCGTTCAGCGCACGCGTCGACGGCGATCGCATCTACGGACTCGGCGCCGCCGACACCAAGCTTGATCTGGCGGCCAGGATTTTTGCGCTGAGCGGAGTTGGCACGCCGCGCCGCGACGTTTACCTGGTCGGCACTTTCGGCGAAGAGCATGGCCTTGCGGGCGCGAAGGAAATGGCGGAGGCGGCGATCCTGCCGGCCGGCGCGATGGCTTTCGTCGGCGAGCCTTCGCGCCTGGAGGTGATTACCGCGCACAAGGGCCTGATGATGTTCGAGCTGGCGCTCGGCTTCACGCCGCTTCGCGTTGACGAGCCGATGCAGATGCGGCGGCTGACGTTTGCGGGCAAGGCCGCTCATTCCAGCACTCCGGCGCTGGGCGTCAACGCGATCGAAATCGCGCTGAAAGCGATGGCGATCAATCTCAAACATAACCTGGTGGCGATCGCGGGCGGCACTGCGGTCAATGTCGTGCCGGCGCGATGCGACGTCGTCGCAGCAACCGACGCGGCGCTCGATATTCCGATCGGCGGCGCCATCGAGACCACGAGCTTCAACAAGGAGGCCCCCGAGGTCATCCCGTTGGAGGTCGTGACCACGATGCTCCGGTTCATCGCCGCACTGCGCAACTACGCCGACCAGGGCGGCGGTGACGAGGCCGATTACGCTCCGCCGACGCTGACCTGCAATCCCGGCGTAATCCAGTCGGAGTCCGGTTCGATGAAGCTCGACTTCGAGTTGCGCCCGCCGCCCGGGCTCGCGCTGGACGAGGTCCGCGCCGGGGTCGCCCGGGTGGCTGCCGAGATTTCGCGATCCGCGGCCGCCGTGTCCGTGGCGCTACGCGAGAAGCGCGCGAATCCGGGCTTTCGCGCGCCCGCGGCGAGCGAGACCGTCGAGTTGGCGATGGGCGCGTTGGCAAGCGCGGGGCTCGAGCTCAAATCCGGCGTGAAATCGGGATGCACCGAGGCGGGGATATACGCCGCGGCCGGGCTCGAACCGGTCGTGATCGGGCCGGGGCCGTCGACCGGGGTGATCCACGCGCCCAACGAATACAATTTTCTTTCCGACGTTGAAGCGGCGGTGCGCTTCTATCGCGCGCTGCTCGAGATGTAGGCCGGCGGCGGCAGCTAGGGCAATGGGACCGCGTCGACCGGCGCTTCTTCGGCCAGCCCCAGTGCCGCGATCACGCTCGCCGGAGTAGCCAGCCGCCGCTCATCCTGTTCCAGGGCGCTCGCCTGCACCGCGCGAAACCCCCGGCGCGAGTCCTCGTGCGCGATGAGATACAGGCGGGCGTGCTCGGCAGGTGGCTCGGCTGCTCTCAATTTGAGCGTCCGCCGCTGCCTTACGGGAACCAGCTCGGCGGTCGGGGCGCCGTAGTAAGGACCGCCGTCAAACGGGTCGATCTGATTCAGGAATTTCATCCCCGCCTGCTCCAACAGGCGCACTGCGCCGCGGCTTTCTTCGCGCACCGCGCCGATCGACGCGCGCACCTCGTCCGGCAGCAGAAAAGTGTAAAGCGGCGCGTCGGGAAAGAGCGCGCGGATGAACTCCTTGTCGTGGGCCGAAAGCCGATCGGCCTCGCGAAACGACAGGCCGGTTACGCGCCTGCCGTAGTGGTCCCAGAAGATGTTTCCCTGATCGCCGGCGCTCGGCGGCAGCATCTCGGCGATCACCCGGTCCTGGAAGCGCTTGAGATGCCGTCCGATATAGAGGAAACGCGCCCACGAGAGCTGCTTGCCGATTCGCTCCGGGCGATGGCGCATCGGCTGGGTCACGATCAACCCGCCGGTCTCGGTCGGCCCGTCCATCGAATGGCGCAGCCGCAGATACGTATGCCGGAACATCTTGCGCAGCTTCGCGGAGTAGCGCTCGTCGCTGTCGATTTCGAGGTAGTAATGCGGACTCTGCGGGGTGCCGTGCTGACCGATGATCATCGAGGCGCCGGCGATCGTGCGGGTCGCGATCTCTTCAGCGCAGAAGATATAGACGGCGCGCGCGGAGTTGGCGACTCTGCCGCGAAACGATTTCGCCGCACGCGTCAGCGTCTCCGTCATCTCCGCCGAATCGGTGGGGAGGTTCACCGAATCGAGCTCGCGCGCAAGCCGCAGCAGGCTGCGGCGGTCGGCGACGCGGGCCTCGCGGATGAGAAAGGCCGGCTGGGCGGCATCCATGGCAGCCGCATACTACCATGCCAGGCACCACGGCGGGTCTCAGGCCACAAGAGCGCGCCGGGCAACCGTCCTCATGCGCAATGGCGGGAGGGCGATCGTCCGAAGCGCCTGTACAGGAAGCCAAATGGACCATTTTGCCGTGCCAGAGGCCAAGTTGAATTAGGTTGATGGGTCGGATAGTTTTTTGGCTGGGCCGGGAGTTGGCCGGCTGCACAGGAGGTGTGGTGTGATGGAGTTGCCGAAGTGCCAAAAGTGTAACAATGGCACTCTGATTCCACTGTCGGACTACGGCCAGGAAGGCGCTTCGGTGATTTTCAAGGCATGGGTTTGCACCAACCCCGAATGCGGCTTCAGCTTGCGCGTCGATAAGGGCGAAGTGACTTACGGCAAACGGATCGAGACCAAGCACTGACCCGCCCGCCGCCGAACCGGGCATCGTAAGGGGCGGTCCTTCGGGACCGCCCCTTTTGTCTTGCGCGGCCCGGACTTGGCGCCCGCAGCGGATACGATCTATAAAGCGTTTCTGTTGAACGCTGTTGAGACGCAGGCCGCCGCGCCGAGCTTCGCAATGGAGGTGCTTACGAGATGAGCGAACACGT from Candidatus Binataceae bacterium harbors:
- a CDS encoding class I SAM-dependent methyltransferase, with the translated sequence GSAGPRGLGHRCEIEFLAGDTTRLPFHDNTFDCIVNGFMLRNVTDLPAAFGELRRVLKPGGRLACLDLTPPRGPMHGLFGFYIARVVPLLGGVVSGHYSAYRWLGQSLRPHPDAESMAAIMRAAGLAEVGYRLTGFGTVAIHYAVKPGEATRRSGGDRTERERRPESDGRGAA
- a CDS encoding M20/M25/M40 family metallo-hydrolase, producing the protein MDAALLDWCRRLIGCRSVTAEGTREIAALCASAMLAPAGITARLIPSTREGGEQVNLVAAIRGRESSLRPIVLNTHLDTVPPGAPELWTACDGDPFSARVDGDRIYGLGAADTKLDLAARIFALSGVGTPRRDVYLVGTFGEEHGLAGAKEMAEAAILPAGAMAFVGEPSRLEVITAHKGLMMFELALGFTPLRVDEPMQMRRLTFAGKAAHSSTPALGVNAIEIALKAMAINLKHNLVAIAGGTAVNVVPARCDVVAATDAALDIPIGGAIETTSFNKEAPEVIPLEVVTTMLRFIAALRNYADQGGGDEADYAPPTLTCNPGVIQSESGSMKLDFELRPPPGLALDEVRAGVARVAAEISRSAAAVSVALREKRANPGFRAPAASETVELAMGALASAGLELKSGVKSGCTEAGIYAAAGLEPVVIGPGPSTGVIHAPNEYNFLSDVEAAVRFYRALLEM
- a CDS encoding arginine N-succinyltransferase, which encodes MDAAQPAFLIREARVADRRSLLRLARELDSVNLPTDSAEMTETLTRAAKSFRGRVANSARAVYIFCAEEIATRTIAGASMIIGQHGTPQSPHYYLEIDSDERYSAKLRKMFRHTYLRLRHSMDGPTETGGLIVTQPMRHRPERIGKQLSWARFLYIGRHLKRFQDRVIAEMLPPSAGDQGNIFWDHYGRRVTGLSFREADRLSAHDKEFIRALFPDAPLYTFLLPDEVRASIGAVREESRGAVRLLEQAGMKFLNQIDPFDGGPYYGAPTAELVPVRQRRTLKLRAAEPPAEHARLYLIAHEDSRRGFRAVQASALEQDERRLATPASVIAALGLAEEAPVDAVPLP